ccctaatttctaacAGAAATGATAAAAACTAAGTTAAGAAAATTAATACCTCAAAATTCAAATAACTTAATTCAAGACTTTAGGTTAAAATCTCTTTTTCCCTTCTTTTCCCCTCTTGGATTTCGACCACCAACACAAtcaccacaaaccctaacttttaaatTCTTAATTAGATGATGGGAAGGGTAATGTTATTATTAATCTATGAAGAATTTCTTGAACTTTTGAGGAAATTAGAATTTGGTTGGAGTTTGAGTGAATGAAGCTTCAAGAAGAGATAGTAGGTAGGAGTGGAATGGAGACTATGGAGGGAGGAACTTGGCTGGCACTCCATGgggatgccacgacccatttcaatttttgttaataaaatacccgctatccgctaaagttccaactaaattaaccccatatccaaaaataaaatactaggaaattaattaaatgtcaaaactataaaaaggggttaatttctttacctttaaaactttggggtgttacaactctcccccacttggaacggatcacgacctcgtgatccaagccatatgtAAAGACGGATAGTAAACGAGAACATCATGCTCGGACTCCCATGTGCAATCGGATAATCTTCCATGCTTccacaaaattttataaatttttaccaTCTTATTTTGTACTCTTCTAAGTTCCTCTTCAACTATGGCAACGGGCTGCTCAACATAGTTTAGCTTGTTATCGACCTCTATTTCATTCAAAGGCACAAAAGTAGACTCGTCGGCAAGGCATTTTCTAAGATGAGACACATGAAATGTAGGATGAATTCCCGAAAGCTCATCCGGTAACTCCAAATGGTATGCAACCTTACCAACCTTAGCCAAAATTTTAAAAGGCCCGATAAATCGAGGACTTAGCTTTCCACGCTTTCGGAATCATAAaacacctttccatggggagACATTGAACAAGACACGATTACCAACATTGAATTCAATTGGTCTTCTTCGTTTATCCGCATAAGACTTTTGTCGATCTTGAGCCGCTTTAAGTCTTTCCTTGATCACATCaatcttttagttgtttaatattttataggagttggtagtagtaGCAAGAACAAAGAGCCGATCGTGTGAAGTTAGCGGAAGATTTGATAGTCTTGGAAGGTTGGCAACTTGGGTAAAATTTGGTAGATAATTcccttttgacccatttggctCTTGATACGCATTTTTGGCTGACAAGTCAAGTTTGGTAAAAAGCTTTGACAATGTCAAGTTTTGGttctttgaaatataaatggtAATGTAAATGTTTAGTAAGTCAATGGGTTGGATAAATGACCCGTTTTGTAGTTCATGTATCCTTTTTGATCAAGACATGGTTGTAAGTAGAAGTTGTGATATTATAAGTTAATTTAAAGGtggattgatgttttgatgtatTTAAGTGAATATGCAAATGGTTTTATGTGACGAAATGTGATTTTGAAGTAAAAACCTGAGCAGATTTCTTctactgcgctgcagtgggggAGAGTTCAGACCCACTACGCCACAGTGGGGGCTTTTGAACGATCTGGGCAGAGATCTTCCACTGAGATccactgtaaaaaaaaaaaattcggttTTTGATTAAATGAGTGTAAGAACACGATACGATAAGACACGACACGATAAGACCCCGCCTTGACCCGATCCTAAGACATGAAAACTAAAGTTTGGTCAAAGGCGATTTTGAACtagttttgtttttggtttttttaccCCGTTTCCAAAATCAGGTTTTTTTTGCcataccaaaaaaacaaaaaccctcTTAACAAGTAATAGCTGGGTTAATCCCAtcattcgaaaaaaaaaaaacttagttcacaaatataataaatagtaaaatactTCTCGGGCTCCACCGTAATGGCTTGTTTACAACCaatcaaataattaatcaatataCTCGTAAAGAATAAGCTGAGGTACTCATACAGTCATACAATTGTTATTCAAATTACCTTTTTGGCAGAATGTTATTCGAAGTTGCATCACAAGTCCTTCGATCTCCTCTTTTAAATTTTGGTcccaataacataaaaatacggagtataataataataacagtaaataaataaatatgattgGAATATGCGAATCTCCACGTAGCATTATTCGTTTCGTGTTTCAGCTGTGCCTTTCACATCCGACATGGCATATATGATGATGACATGTAACCGGACTGGGTCCCACCAGCCGACTAAAATCTTCCACGTAGCAACAGATTTCTTGGTTATCCGCAACATTCATGTCTTACTCATCCAATGTCCAAACCCGGTGATTAATTTCTGtccatgttatatataatactataaataaaatatcatatatatatgcccctttaattaattaaagtatatttttattgatatttattttaaatgtccatatgtaaataaaaaaagatttgataGTGACAATTGTAAgtgtaattttaatttcaatctATGTGCCAAAATATGTACTCTTGTTTTGATGTGAAATTGTGAAACTAATACTCCGTTTTAGcattttagacttttttttgATACTAGTCGGATATCCACTTGTGTCAGTATTTCTTAATAAGCAGCGCTTTAATGTGACAATATTGGCAAGTGGCCGGTGGTGGCGATGATTTTAATAAACACTTCGTCAGCTAGGAGATGATATTATTGGAATTTTCAGGTGGGGTGTTTAAAATAGTTAATAACTAGTAAATTTTCTTGCGCGTCGCCACGGGACAAGCTAGTGTTTCAAACGTTAAAGTTATTGATACGACCATGATTATACAATCATTAACgaatatttatttatgattgatatatatacacaaaacaaATAATGATTAGTTTCTAAGGAAGATAACAATAGTGACAACAAACACAAGTAATAGATGCAATTATATCACATAATTAATGTCCGAAAGTCATATATGTGAAGTTACACGAACACAAGATGTAACAATgatgaaaattacatataacgggggaaaatatcaaaattaaatggCGTAAGTAAGGCGAGGATGAGAattgtaaatttataaaattcagaagtgagaaaagaaaaactaaaaaaggaaagaaaaattcTAAAAGGTAGAATCGTAATTGTGAAAAAGTGTACGGTGAAAATATGAGAACCTAAATTAAAAGTTCGTTATTAAAAAGgtgaaattaaaatgaaaacttGAGTGAGGTTAAAgtgaaaaatataaagtttagggGTAAAGTTAaccgaatattgctatgattacatgtgatcgacttgcatacatgtgatcgtagcaatattcgtgcacatgtgatcaagaatccaaatctccacataattgtataatggatgataatccatgcctccacacaattataaacttcaaaattacacataagttatttagaaaacaatcaaaaaataatttttatgtaaagaataatcggttgggcttgatttgaaaagttctcaaaggttctcgcaaaaaaaaggttctcaaaataacttttcactatatatatatatatatatatttgtacgaGTATTATACAAGTTGGTTTtaagtatatactagatttttacctgggcgttgccccgggaggcACAACGTTACATAAAATTTATAACGTGGTATATGCGATTTCCTTCTAAGTAGAATCAACGACTCATTACACAGAATGAAAAGTATAACTTTTATTCTCAAAAATTGGTATGTAAAGGTGTTATATTACATACTTAAGTTGTTAAGAATCAGAAGTACACTTGATATATgaattttaatagtaattaaaatataagtataattcTCAAATTATATACACTGTCTTTTACTATCTACATCTACATGTTTAATAAACGCAGATCAAAATCTTCAATTTGTTCTTTAAATAAGCTAACCCAAATGTATAATGAATTTtcctataatatatatttattaaaaactaaatatatcaaaaaataaatataaactctaaACCAAGTGATTTACAAAAGTTCGAGCCATATACGTGTCAATTCATATTGTGATACACTATGTATATCTCACATTTAAGTTGTCAATATCAAAAGGGTAGGTGTAAGAAATGAGTTtcctctcttttttcttttgtatcttttttttttctctgtaGGAAagcattttcattttaatcaacaattcaatatatatcataaagtgCCTTTTGCCAATTTTTGTTCTGTAATTTAAACGATGATCAAACCAACATCAAAAATCTTACCACCACCGCATCAACCAACCAAGCGCTATTTCCACCACCGTCGTCACAACAATTATTGGTGCTGCCATCCCCGTTCACCGCCATTGCCTCTATTTGTCACTAACCGCCACTAATCCACTCAGCCGCCTCAATCCTTACGATTTCAAATCGTGATCTACTATTTCCATCAGCGTCACCACAACGTACAATTGCTTTTTGCTTTCAGGAGTGAAACCTTATCATCGATTTAGTGATTCGAAGTCTTGATGTATCGATAGTCAGTTCATCACTTATGCATGCATCAATTTATATCCATCTCGTAGAGATATTCAGTAAAAAAGGATAATGCAACCGGTAAACGACATGCCACCACCAATGCACAAAGAAATGCGATCAAAAGCTAGCTTGCCCGCAAACTCTTTTTCGTGCAAAATCTCAGTAGTAACAATCTTCTCGTATTAATTTTATGTAActtatgtaactatgtaagtagCATCGACTTTGCATTTTAGAATCTCTATATGGGTTATGTTGAAGAAGATCTTAGTTGAGCATCGATTGTTAATTTGGGATGTATCTATATTTGTATTTCTATGTGTGTGGTTTGCTGAATGCCCAGATGTGTGTGAGACTTCTATGTATTTTGTaaaggaggggggggggggggggggggaagacAGATGTTGTAACTTATGGATATGTATTTGTACCTTGTAGGTTTGTATTTTGTGCACATAAACTTGTAAAAAACaggttggtttttagtatataggtaAATGTAGTGGAAGTCAAGAGGATTCGCGCCCCCTTGGGTTTTATCATTTACTTATAAGCGTTGCATTTTATTACTTATGTGTGTTGATATGCGTCTCTGCATGGTTATAATTGTTATGCTTCTCATAATGATCATATGCTTATCCATCTTAATTTTGATGGAAGATGAAGGCAGTTGAAAGTAACCTAGCTATATCATAACATTGAGACAATAATAACAGTACAAAATTTGTTGATACCTAGCTATGTTGTATATAGAATGATTAGTACTGTCTTTGGAAAGTAATATCATGACTCATATTGATATCCGTTCATTGAAATATAACTCGGATTCTATAGATATAACAAAACTCTCTGTAGTCAACAGTacataaaatgaatataaaaaaaaggggggCAAGGGTTgtgtttataattttataacagaaCGACTATTCTTTCAATATATTCCCACGAAAATGAAGTATACAAAAATGGACAACGTGTAATTCAAAAGGAAGCTTCAAAGAAACTTCAATCTCTTGGTTTTGCTCTATCGATTTCTACCATCAAATCATAATAAAAGCATTTcatttattttggatttttggcaTCCCATATGATTGTTTttcgaaattaattaatatatattgttaatacaCGTTGCACGAGTGGTGGAAATCATTAATTGTACTTCAGTGTTTTCTGTTTCAATTGTTAATAGTAAAATAGAAATTCATTAAAATATTGTGGAAGGATAATCATACATTCTATATATGTTGTTAAGACGTTTACGACTTTGCATAAAATTTCTTCCATGTATCTCTTGCCTATATAACAACATTGATATCCTAACAAACAGTCCAATCTATTTACATGTCAGCTTATACGTCTACAGATTAATTTATTCATTCTTGATTACTAAATTAAGTTCCAATGAAACGTGTGGGGTGTTCAATCTcttgatataatatatgatataatacatacataaaaaaaaattgtacattaGTTATTAATCCGTAAATATCAGAGGCTATTACAGTAATTGTGCAAttcatttatacatataataatatcttcGTCATAAACTCGGAGGTTGTGTTTATCATTTCTCATATGCTCGTAAGTGTAGTGCGATATAAATTGTAAAATGATGTTCTTTCGAATTAAACTATCTTGGTTTTTTGAATAGCGAGTTAATAGTTAGCATTCAAGACACCACAATAATATCCAATTAGGTATTATCGGAGCTCAAACTACGCATGCCTGAAATGCAACTTATGACTCTCGAAAACCCCcttaataatccactcctacaaatgtaggaagtagTATTCGAACCCTGATAGATTTTGCCCAATTAAGATCTAAGACCTTATCAATGAGTCATCAACCCATTTGTACTATCTTAGTATTTAACGGATATTTTGTTAGAGTTTATATTTTCGTATGTATAATAATTAGTCATTAGGACTCTTATAAgaatatttataaaagtattaaattatagtaatatattgtgttatgtaaaaattatcacatatttaaaactccaaaaaatattttatttattaaatagatgATGGATTACATCATGTGTAATTTAAAGAACTCATAATtctattttagtatatataaaaattatacctctatattgaaaagtttacaattttgggacatgcgaaattaccattttacccttaaataattaacttacacaatcatttcattatctttcaaaagatattcactatccttaaaaatcaaatatttttgtctcaattacttacaccacttgacaccgacGCCACCATatcgcaactaatgtcatcgccgccgcattgcgcggttACCATACTCGTTctattttagtatattggtagatacatTATATAATACCCGCTTAGTGTTGACGACAAATAACTTCGTATTGTTTCTTACctcatctatactatattataaaagttcttTTCCCTATGCAAATTGAGCAAAATAGTGAAATACCCTCAATTAATTAAATCACCACTAAtcattaattataaaattagaccatcactttattattatattgtatactCTATTACCCCTTTAAATTAAACACCTTTACATTCAATTAACAACACCATTTGATGTCGCCATTGTCATCGTTGTCGTATTATGCAGGTATCTTGCTAGTTTTAAATCGAAACTGTGATGCATTCTACTTCTTTTATCGTAAAAACTCTAGGTACCTCCCTTAGGCCTCGCTCTTTTTTTGCTTAATAGACTTAATAATTAACAACTTAATGCATTCAGTCAAAATTcatgttatttttttacttaataaacaaaaataaccgtcaaatACCtactttttacttaatacattcggacattatttatatattcagccacttaatacattcagcacttagtgattaaaaaaaatgcccaacaaaactaaaaaactttataatttgATGAGGAGGCATTATATGCATGTGAGTTAAggtaaagaaaatattttttctttgtttttatttttttaatgttgagAAAAGACTTTTTAAAgataacgagagtaagtacccatTTATTACGGCAGTGAaatgatgggggtgataggtcatagagtgtgatagccaaatatcTTAACCTTACGGGTTCCActatcggatttaaaaattcgtcgaaagtatatcgaatgacatctctaatgaaagatcatgaaattttaagaacacccatataacttttattatttatcgatatacggtttttgagataaaagatttttgaatgaattggaggaataaatgatttatgaaggagaaagaaaaaaaattattggttgagatttaaagagagaaaaaaagtattatagttacTTTAGgcaaatatagaatagataggagggttTTTTAGAgaagtaaatgttaaaacttaaaatttagacagagataatttgctttataatatagtataggatttaaaaattcgtcaaaagtataccgaatgacatctctaatgaaagagcatgaaactttaagaatacccatataatttttataatttatcgatgtacggtttttaagataaaagattttaaatgaattggacgaataaataatttatggaagagaaaaaaaaatatgattggttgagatttaaggatagGGAAAGAGTATTAGAGCATTCACAGTGGGAGGCACTCATCCTCCAAAGACTAGTCCCTGTCAGCACCACATCAGCCCAAGGACTAACTAAGGACTAATTccccaaaacacacacaatGGGAGAACTAGTCTAGGACCcactatttatttaaatttacctTTTCAACCCAATATTCTACCATCtatttaattatacactttTAAACCTCCAACTTATacaacttcaatttttttttttaaaaaaaaaaacacacttaaaaatttcattaaataaaaaagcatacaatacaatactaaaaaaaacaacacaTTATTAATTGAAAACAACAACATAGtttcataatttattattactaaGACAAACAACAATGGATCACAGGAGACTCCATATGCTCGACAAGATCATGACGAAGACCATGGTGAACCCCTCGGTCTCGAAGCTCCTATTGGTCCGTGCGTGGACCGCCATCCTCTCTCGGAAGGTACGAACAGGTACACGGGGTGGCTCAGCTAGGATTTCTAGATCATAGGAGGTTATTGCATGACCCGAATCCTCAACAATCATGTTATGCAATATGACACGAGCATACATGGTTCGACGAATCTTGTTGACACTAAACGACCTTGAGGGGTTTCTAAGGATCACCCAACGACCTTGGAGAACTCCAAATGCTCGTTCCACATCTTTTCGCGCACTTTCTTGATActtcttgaattttttcttcttcGGGTCTTGTGGGCATGAAAAAGCCTTGATGAATGTCGCTCACTCAGGATAAATACCATCGGCTAGATAGTACCCCTTCTGGTAATCGGTTCCGTTAACCGTAAATGAAGTATCCGGAGCCGTATCCTCAACGATTTCCCTAAACAAATGTGATTGATTGAGTATGTTTATGTCATTGTTTGAACCCGCCGTTCTAAAAAATGCATgccaaatccataaatcgtacgatgcaaccgcttcaagcatgatgGTTGGTACCCCTTTATCACCTCGAGTGAACTGGCCTTGCCATGCTTTTGGACACCTTTTTCAGGGCCAATGCATAGTCAATGCTCCCAAGCATCCCTAGAAAACCATGAAGTTGTGCGTGTTTCTGGTAGAGACGTTGTATATCATCTGTTGTTGGTCTTCATAAATACTCTTCTCTGTAAAGGTCAAACACACACTTACAAAAAGCATCAAGCACGTCTCTGGAAGTTTGTTCACCTATTTGTAGATACTCATCAAGTGAATCGGCCACGTTGTCATACGCCAGCTGACGTATCGCGGATGTACACCTTTGAATTGTAGAAAAACTGAGTTTACCTCTTGCATCTACACGCTGGTTTCGAAGCTCAACAAAACGACGAGGCACAGGCTCATCACCAACTGGGGAGAAAGAAGTGATATCGTTAGCTATACGCATGAACAACTCTTTTCGCATTCGAAAATGCCGCCTAAAGAAGTGTGGTGGGATTCAGCAACTGATTCCCTGCACCAAGTCGATC
The Erigeron canadensis isolate Cc75 chromosome 2, C_canadensis_v1, whole genome shotgun sequence DNA segment above includes these coding regions:
- the LOC122588051 gene encoding uncharacterized protein LOC122588051, whose amino-acid sequence is MRKELFMRIANDITSFSPVGDEPVPRRFVELRNQRVDARGKLSFSTIQRCTSAIRQLAYDNVADSLDEYLQIGEQTSRDVLDAFCKCVFDLYREECPKAWQGQFTRGDKGVPTIMLEAVASYDLWIWHAFFRTAGSNNDINILNQSHLFREIVEDTAPDTSFTVNGTDYQKGYYLADGIYPE